A genome region from Danio aesculapii chromosome 2, fDanAes4.1, whole genome shotgun sequence includes the following:
- the pitrm1 gene encoding presequence protease, mitochondrial: MFRQSKTIITKLTNLSFQGSWRSRGSSAVEKALKYTVGQKIHGFTVKEVTAVPDLFLTAVKLSHDATGAQYLHAARDDSNNLFSVQFRTTPMDSTGVPHILEHTVLCGSQRFPCRDPFFKMLNRSLSTFMNAFTASDYTMYPFSTQNAKDFQNLLSIYLDAVFFPCLRELDFWQEGWRLEHENPTDPSSPLVFKGVVFNEMKGVFSDNERLYAQHLQNKLLPDHTYSVVSGGEPLAIPELTWEQLKHFHATHYHPSNARFFTYGDLPLEQHLQHIEEEALSKFERTEPNTAVPPQTLWDNPRMDHVSCRPDALAPDPVRQNTLCMSFLLGDITDTFEMFSLSLLSSLMMSGPNSPFYKALIEPKIGSDFSSSAGFDGSTRQASFTIGLQGMAEADTETVKHIIAQTIDDIIASGFEEEQIEALLHKIEIQMKHQSTSFGLALASYIASLWNHDGDPVQLLKISESVSRFRQCLKENPRYLQEKVQHYFKNNTHRLTLSMSPDERFLEKQAEAEEQKLQQKIQILSTEDRKDIYEKGLQLLAIQSTTQDASCLPALKVSDIEPIIPYTPVQLGTAGGIPVQYCEQPTNGMVYFRAMSNFNSLPEDLKIYVPLFCSVITKMGSGKLDYRQQAQRIELKTGGLSVSPQIIPDTEDLDLYEQGIILSSSCLERNLPDMFQLWSDLFNSPRFDDEERLRVLVMMSAQELSNGISYSGHMYAMTRAARSLTPTADLQESFSGMDQVKFMKRIAEMTDLTSVLRKLPRIKRHLFNPENMRCALNATPQKMPDVAAEVEHFIGNIAGNRKERKPVRPTVVERALDPEAEAAATRKLISEAHFKPCQMKTYFQLPFNVNFVSECVRTVPFTHADYASLCILGRMMTAKFLHGEIREKGGAYGGGARMGGGGLFSFYSYRDPNSTQTLSAFRGGVEWARAGKFTQQDIDEAKLSVFSAVDAPVAPSDKGLGRFLNGITDEMKQAHRERLFAVTQQNLIDVAGRYLGIGQQTCGVAILGPENESIRKDPSWVVK, from the exons GTAACAGCAGTGCCGGATTTGTTCCTAACAGCTGTTAAACTCTCCCATGATGCCACAGGAGCTCAATATCTGCATGCAGCCCGAGATGATTCCAACAACCTTTTtag CGTGCAGTTTCGTACCACGCCAATGGACAGCACTGGTGTTCCTCACATCCTGGAGCACACCGTTCTGTGCGGCTCTCAGCGTTTCCCCTGCAGAGACCCCTTCTTTAAGATGCTCAACCGCTCACTCTCCACCTTCATGAATGCATTCACAG CAAGCGATTACACCATGTACCCGTTCTCCACCCAGAATGCTAAAGACTTCCAGAACCTCTTGTCAATCTATCTGGATGCCGTCTTCTTCCCCTGTCTCAGAGAGCTGGACTTCTG GCAGGAGGGCTGGAGGCTGGAGCACGAGAACCCCACTGACCCCTCCAGTCCTCTGGTGTTCAAGGGTGTGGTGTTCAATGAGATGAAGGGAGTGTTT TCAGATAATGAGCGTCTGTACGCCCAGCACCTGCAGAATAAACTCCTGCCGGATCACACTTACTCTGTGGTGTCTGGAGGAGAACCACTCGCCATCCCTGAGCTGACTTGGGAACAGCTCAAACACTTTCACGCCACACACTACCACCCCAGCAATGCACG TTTCTTCACATATGGGGATTTGCCATTAGAGCAGCACCTGCAGCACATTGAAGAAGAGGCTCTGTCCAAATTTGAGAGAACTGAGCCAAACACTGCCGTTCCTCCTCAGACGCTCTGGGACAATCCT AGAATGGATCACGTGAGCTGCAGGCCTGACGCTCTTGCTCCAGACCCTGTGAGGCAGAACACTCTCTGCATGAGCTTTCTGCTGGGAGA catcaCAGACACATTCGAGATGTTTTCTCTGAGCCTCCTTTCCTCTCTCATGATGTCTGGCCCAAATTCTCCTTTCTACAAAGCCCTGATTGAGCCCAAGATCGGCTCAGACTTCTCCTCTTCTGCGGG GTTTGACGGCAGCACTAGACAGGCGTCTTTCACCATCGGTCTTCAAGGCATGGCGGAGGCCGACACTGAGACGGTCAAACACATCATTGCCCAAACCATTGATGACATCATTGC ATCTGGTTTTGAAGAGGAGCAGATTGAAGCTCTCCTGCATAAAATCGAGATTCAGATGAAACATCAGTCCACCAGCTTCGGCCTAGCTCTCGCTTCA TATATTGCCTCCCTCTGGAATCATGATGGGGATCCGGTGCAGCTGCTGAAGATCAGTGAAAGTGTGTCCAGATTCCGGCAGTGTTTGAAGGAAAACCCTCGCTACCTTCAGGAGAAAGTCCAGCACTACTTTAAG AATAACACTCATCGACTGACGCTTTCCATGAGCCCCGATGAGAGGTTCTTGGAGAAACAGGCTGAAGCTGAAGAACAAAAACTACAGCAGAAAATACAGATCCTCAGCACTGAAGACCGCAAGGACATCTATGAGAAAG GTTTACAGCTGTTGGCCATTCAGAGCACAACCCAAGATGCTTCATGTTTGCCTGCATTAAAAGTGTCCGACATCGAGCCCATCATTCCCTACACACCTGTACAGCTCGGAACCGCAG gtggTATACCTGTACAGTACTGTGAGCAGCCCACCAACGGCATGGTGTATTTCAGAGCAATGAGCAACTTCAACTCCCTCCCTGAAGACCTCAAGATCTATGTTCCTCTGTTCTGCAGCGTCATTACCAA GATGGGCAGTGGGAAGCTGGATTACCGTCAGCAGGCCCAGCGCATTGAGCTGAAGACCGGAGGACTGTCTGTTTCTCCGCAGATCATCCCAGACACTGAAGATCTTGATCTGTACGAGCAG GGTATTATCTTGTCATCTTCCTGTCTGGAGAGGAATCTGCCAGACATGTTTCAGCTGTGGAGCGACCTATTCAACAG TCCTCGTTTTGATGATGAGGAGCGTCTGCGTGTGCTGGTGATGATGTCAGCTCAGGAACTGTCCAATGGCATCTCTTACTCTGGTCACATGTACGCGATGACACGAGCGGCTCGATCGCTCACGCCCACAGCAGACCTGCAGGAGAGCTTCAGCGGGATGGACCAG GTCAAGTTTATGAAAAGAATAGCTGAGATGACTGACCTGACGTCAGTTTTGAGGAAGCTTCCCCGCATAAAGAGACACTTGTTCAATCCTGAGAACATGAG GTGTGCTCTGAACGCCACACCACAGAAGATGCCTGATGTAGCAGCAGAGGTGGAGCACTTTATTGGGAATATAGCAGGAAACAGGAAGGAGCGCAAACCTGTCAGACCAACTGTTGTAGAG AGAGCTTTAGATCCTGAAGCTGAAGCAGCAGCGACTCGTAAACTCATCTCA GAGGCTCATTTTAAACCCTGTCAGATGAAGACGTATTTCCAGCTTCCCTTCAATGTGAACTTCGTCAGTGAGTGTGTGCGGACGGTCCCGTTTACACATGCTGATTATGCAAG TCTGTGTATTTTAGGAAGGATGATGACCGCCAAGTTCCTCCATGGAGAGATCAGAGAGAAGGGCGGAGCGTATGGGGGCGGAGCTAGAATGGGGGGAGGCGGCCTGTTCTCTTTTTATTCCTACAG AGACCCAAACTCCACCCAGACACTGTCCGCTTTTCGTGGTGGAGTGGAGTGGGCACGAGCAGGGAAATTCACCCAGCAGGACATCGATGAGGCCAAGCTCTCGGTTTTCTCTGCTGTCGATGCTCCTGTTGCTCCTTCAGATAAGG GTTTGGGGCGTTTTTTAAATGGCATCACAGATGAGATGAAGCAAGCACACAGAGAGAGACTCTTCGCTGTGACTCAACAAAATCTCATTGATGTCGCTGGCAG GTATTTAGGTATCGGTCAGCAGACTTGTGGAGTGGCGATTTTAGGCCCAGAAAATGAAAGCATCAGAAAAGACCCTTCATGGGTGGTCAAATAG